The proteins below are encoded in one region of Amycolatopsis magusensis:
- a CDS encoding PPA1309 family protein encodes MTESGKQASGVGALAREVEEFVASAGWEQPPQLFALVPTQALLAQQPELAGQLDADAELTPVAQESLPEGDLAEALGRIAWPDLVVGCALAQEIIVLPPDAEEELGELGDSDADRLRQAAADHPRRTEARLVAAVLREGDASCVMRLRGLSDADGEPVDEIIERADLAPNLVEALKATFAP; translated from the coding sequence ATGACGGAGAGCGGTAAGCAGGCGAGCGGCGTGGGCGCGCTGGCTCGTGAGGTCGAGGAGTTCGTGGCGTCGGCGGGCTGGGAGCAACCGCCGCAGCTGTTCGCTCTGGTGCCCACGCAGGCACTCCTCGCGCAGCAGCCGGAGCTGGCCGGCCAGCTCGACGCCGACGCCGAGCTCACGCCGGTGGCGCAGGAGTCGCTGCCCGAAGGTGACCTCGCCGAGGCGCTGGGCCGGATCGCCTGGCCGGATCTGGTCGTGGGCTGCGCGCTGGCGCAGGAGATCATCGTGCTGCCGCCGGACGCCGAAGAAGAGCTGGGCGAACTCGGCGATTCCGACGCCGACCGGCTGCGTCAGGCCGCCGCGGACCACCCGCGCCGCACGGAAGCCCGCTTGGTCGCCGCGGTGCTCCGCGAAGGCGACGCCTCCTGCGTGATGCGGTTGCGCGGGCTGAGCGACGCCGACGGCGAACCGGTCGACGAGATCATCGAGCGCGCCGACCTCGCCCCGAACCTGGTCGAAGCGCTCAAGGCGACCTTCGCCCCCTGA
- a CDS encoding YlbL family protein, with amino-acid sequence MSESRDETTAEKSRPGAIDPYAALPSAVEEDHGYRLTRRGWTLVLSSALVLVFVMCGLFVRVPYVALGPGPTYDTLGQVDGVQVIEIKGHQTFPTSGELRMTTVSLTDEVSLFESLGYWVSGRYALAPREEYFKPGESDEEVKQQNVRQFQDSQSNAEVAALRKLGEPVKVLAKEVVAGSPADHVLAAGDRLLKVNNVDITGEEKVREALAGTRPGETISITFQHEGQPARTESLTLAQNPDPARPEGFIGLQPIDRADVPYDVSITLQEVGGPSAGLMFALAIIDQLTEGELVDGEHVAGTGEITERGEVNPIGGISFKVVAAREAGATTFLVPEDNCAEAAAAAPDGLKLVKVSSLDGALTALEDLKADRPTPSC; translated from the coding sequence GTGAGTGAGTCGCGCGACGAAACCACAGCCGAGAAGAGCCGCCCGGGAGCCATCGATCCGTATGCGGCGCTGCCGTCCGCGGTGGAGGAAGACCACGGGTACCGGCTGACCCGGCGCGGCTGGACGCTGGTCCTGAGCAGCGCGCTGGTGCTGGTGTTCGTGATGTGCGGGCTGTTCGTCCGGGTGCCCTACGTGGCGCTCGGCCCCGGGCCGACCTACGACACCCTCGGCCAGGTCGACGGGGTCCAGGTGATCGAGATCAAGGGCCACCAGACCTTCCCGACCAGCGGCGAACTCCGGATGACCACGGTCTCGCTGACCGACGAGGTCTCGCTGTTCGAGTCGCTCGGCTACTGGGTGAGCGGGCGGTACGCGCTGGCGCCGCGCGAGGAGTACTTCAAGCCCGGTGAGTCGGACGAAGAGGTCAAGCAGCAGAACGTCCGCCAGTTCCAGGACTCGCAGAGCAACGCCGAGGTCGCCGCCCTGCGCAAGCTGGGTGAGCCGGTGAAGGTGCTGGCCAAGGAAGTGGTGGCGGGCAGCCCGGCCGATCACGTGCTGGCCGCGGGCGACCGGCTGCTGAAGGTCAACAACGTGGACATCACCGGTGAGGAGAAGGTCCGCGAGGCGCTGGCCGGGACGCGGCCGGGGGAGACCATCTCGATCACCTTCCAGCACGAGGGGCAGCCCGCCCGCACCGAGTCGCTGACGCTGGCGCAGAACCCGGACCCCGCGCGGCCGGAAGGCTTCATCGGGCTCCAGCCGATCGACCGCGCCGACGTGCCCTACGACGTGTCGATCACGCTGCAGGAGGTCGGCGGGCCGTCGGCCGGGCTGATGTTCGCGCTGGCGATCATCGACCAGCTCACCGAGGGTGAACTGGTCGACGGTGAGCACGTCGCCGGCACCGGGGAGATCACCGAGCGCGGCGAGGTCAATCCGATCGGCGGCATCAGCTTCAAGGTGGTCGCGGCCCGTGAGGCGGGCGCGACCACGTTCCTGGTGCCCGAGGACAACTGCGCCGAGGCGGCCGCGGCCGCGCCGGACGGGCTGAAGCTGGTGAAGGTGTCCAGCCTGGACGGCGCCCTGACGGCGCTCGAGGACCTCAAGGCGGATCGCCCGACGCCGTCCTGCTGA
- a CDS encoding zinc-dependent metalloprotease encodes MSKPPFGFGPPDPEKRRENDPSDQGGQFGQGADAFNQLGQMLSQLGQMLSQAGNSTGPVNYDLAKQIALQQLGSSGEATIGFSAQGDSGTAVRDAAHLAELWLDAATILPAGATTTVAWSGRDWVEKTLPTWQRLCDPVAKRVSGAWVEAMPEEAKQAAGPLLSMMGQMGGMAFGSQIGSALGQLASEVLTSTEVGLPLGPDNTSALLPANIEKFTEGLERPGSEVLVFLAAREAAHQRLFAHVPWLRQRLLATVEEFASGITVDTSALEQLAGRIDPSNPSSIEEAMSSGLLEPQTTPEQKAALNRLETLLALVEGWVDVVVAEAVGDRLPGADALRETLRRRRATGGPAEQTFATLVGLELRPRRMRAAAALWKLVGDTHGVDQRDNLWTHPDLMPTTDDLDDPMAFSERLGEGETDPIAEVERAQREADEERGKNKPDASGDES; translated from the coding sequence ATGAGCAAACCCCCCTTCGGCTTCGGACCGCCCGATCCCGAAAAGCGTCGAGAGAACGACCCGTCCGATCAAGGTGGCCAGTTCGGCCAGGGCGCCGACGCGTTCAACCAGCTGGGGCAGATGCTCTCCCAGCTGGGGCAGATGCTCAGCCAGGCCGGCAATTCCACGGGCCCGGTGAACTACGACCTCGCCAAGCAGATCGCCCTCCAGCAGCTGGGTTCCAGCGGTGAGGCGACGATCGGCTTCAGCGCGCAGGGCGACTCCGGGACAGCCGTTCGCGACGCCGCCCACCTGGCCGAGCTGTGGCTGGACGCGGCGACCATCCTGCCCGCCGGCGCCACCACCACTGTCGCGTGGAGTGGCCGCGACTGGGTGGAGAAGACCCTGCCCACCTGGCAGCGCCTGTGCGACCCGGTGGCCAAGCGCGTCTCCGGCGCCTGGGTCGAGGCCATGCCGGAAGAGGCCAAGCAGGCCGCGGGCCCGCTGCTGTCGATGATGGGGCAGATGGGCGGCATGGCCTTCGGCTCGCAGATCGGCAGCGCACTCGGTCAGCTCGCCTCCGAGGTGCTCACCTCCACCGAGGTCGGGTTGCCCCTGGGCCCGGACAACACTTCCGCCCTGCTCCCGGCGAACATCGAGAAGTTCACCGAGGGCCTCGAGCGCCCCGGCAGCGAGGTGCTGGTCTTCCTCGCCGCCCGTGAAGCCGCGCACCAGCGGCTGTTCGCCCACGTGCCGTGGCTGCGGCAGCGCCTGCTCGCCACCGTCGAGGAGTTCGCCAGCGGCATCACCGTGGACACGTCGGCGCTGGAGCAGCTGGCCGGCCGGATCGATCCGTCGAACCCGTCGAGCATCGAGGAGGCCATGTCCTCCGGCCTGCTCGAGCCGCAGACCACGCCGGAGCAGAAAGCGGCGCTGAACCGCCTCGAAACCCTGCTCGCCCTGGTCGAAGGCTGGGTCGACGTGGTGGTCGCCGAGGCCGTGGGCGACCGGCTGCCCGGTGCCGACGCGCTGCGTGAGACGCTGCGCCGCCGCCGTGCCACCGGCGGTCCCGCCGAGCAGACCTTCGCCACGCTGGTCGGGCTCGAACTGCGCCCGCGCCGGATGCGGGCCGCCGCCGCGCTGTGGAAGCTGGTCGGCGACACGCACGGCGTCGACCAGCGGGACAACCTCTGGACGCACCCCGACCTGATGCCCACCACCGACGACCTCGACGACCCGATGGCCTTCTCCGAGCGCCTCGGCGAGGGCGAGACCGACCCGATCGCGGAGGTCGAACGCGCCCAGCGCGAGGCGGACGAGGAGCGCGGGAAGAACAAGCCGGACGCCTCCGGCGACGAGAGCTGA
- a CDS encoding M48 metallopeptidase family protein — MEVRRSKRRRRTVTAYREGETLVVLIPAMMTRAEEAHWVAEMQRKLQRTESRRASPARESDAALLARCAELSARYLDGEANPAVVRWVPPMRTRWASCTPADASIRVSERLRDVPPWVLDYVLVHELAHLKVAAHNAEFWALVRRYPKTERAMGYLEGLSSAAGLGIAAED; from the coding sequence ATCGAAGTACGCAGGAGCAAGCGGCGACGCCGGACCGTCACCGCCTACCGCGAGGGCGAGACGCTCGTCGTCCTGATCCCCGCGATGATGACCAGGGCCGAAGAGGCGCACTGGGTCGCCGAAATGCAGCGCAAGCTGCAGCGCACCGAGTCCCGCCGGGCCTCACCCGCGAGGGAGTCCGACGCGGCCCTGCTGGCCAGGTGCGCCGAGCTGTCCGCCCGCTACCTCGACGGCGAGGCGAACCCGGCCGTGGTCCGCTGGGTGCCGCCGATGCGGACCAGGTGGGCGTCCTGCACGCCGGCGGACGCCAGCATCCGGGTCAGCGAACGCCTGCGGGACGTGCCGCCGTGGGTGCTCGACTACGTGCTGGTGCACGAGCTGGCCCACCTGAAGGTGGCCGCGCACAACGCCGAGTTCTGGGCGCTGGTGCGGCGCTACCCGAAGACCGAGCGCGCGATGGGCTACCTCGAAGGCCTGTCCTCCGCCGCGGGCCTCGGGATCGCGGCGGAGGACTAG
- a CDS encoding ThiF family adenylyltransferase, which produces MNRQTTHPAEITLPPRPRVLPGLSVLERGRGEVQIGLDPRHGVVATHLSPSLITALRALDGSRTTTELFELAGAADAEQFRTLLTKLTRLGLIEDAGPAGPLSSSAETGLWALHTRRASNELARERAHFAVSIRGGGRLAVAMATLLAQAGIGHLEVRAQGHVTDRDLGSGYVDADLGQPRRQAAADAIRRANPLVRTTRLTDRHLPDLVLITDSVVPAPEMVSDLHVEGLAHLVVRVREGLGLVGPLVYPGRSSCLRCADLFRSSADSSWPQVAGQLAGREQEADAANVYATAGLATRQALRALHPHREPPPTWNGTLELDTYSGKLRRRHWSPHPACGCGAVEVGY; this is translated from the coding sequence ATGAACCGCCAGACAACGCACCCCGCCGAGATCACCTTGCCCCCGCGGCCGAGGGTCCTGCCCGGGCTTTCCGTACTCGAACGCGGTCGCGGCGAGGTCCAGATCGGCCTCGATCCCCGGCACGGGGTGGTCGCCACCCACCTCAGCCCGTCCCTGATCACGGCGCTGCGCGCGCTCGACGGCAGCCGCACCACCACGGAGCTGTTCGAGCTCGCCGGGGCCGCGGACGCCGAGCAGTTCCGCACCCTGCTGACCAAGCTCACCCGGCTGGGCCTGATCGAGGACGCCGGTCCCGCGGGCCCGCTGAGTTCGTCGGCCGAGACCGGGCTGTGGGCCCTGCACACCCGGCGCGCCAGCAACGAACTGGCCCGCGAACGCGCGCACTTCGCCGTCTCGATCCGCGGCGGCGGCAGGCTCGCGGTCGCCATGGCCACCCTGCTCGCGCAGGCGGGCATCGGCCATCTCGAGGTGCGGGCGCAGGGCCACGTCACCGACCGCGACCTCGGCTCCGGGTACGTCGACGCCGACCTCGGCCAGCCACGCCGCCAGGCCGCGGCGGACGCGATCCGCCGCGCCAACCCGCTCGTCCGCACGACCAGGCTGACCGACCGCCACCTGCCCGACCTGGTGCTGATCACCGATTCCGTGGTGCCCGCCCCGGAGATGGTCAGCGACCTGCACGTGGAGGGGCTGGCGCACCTGGTCGTCCGCGTGCGCGAGGGCCTCGGGCTGGTCGGCCCGCTGGTCTACCCGGGCCGGAGCAGCTGTCTGCGCTGCGCCGACCTCTTCCGCTCGAGCGCCGACTCCTCGTGGCCGCAGGTCGCCGGGCAACTGGCTGGCCGCGAACAGGAAGCCGACGCGGCGAACGTCTACGCCACCGCCGGCCTGGCCACCCGCCAGGCGCTGCGTGCCCTGCACCCGCACCGCGAACCGCCGCCGACCTGGAACGGAACCCTGGAACTGGACACCTACAGCGGCAAGCTGCGCCGCCGCCACTGGTCGCCGCACCCGGCCTGCGGCTGCGGCGCGGTCGAGGTCGGGTATTGA
- a CDS encoding ABC1 kinase family protein produces MTDSRDSSEDAAMPRRAAARTAKLASLPLGIAGRAVGGWGRRLTGQSAEEVNATLSAKAAEQLFEVLGTLKGGAMKFGQALSVFEAAVPDEMAAPYREALTKLQSAAPPMPARQTHRVLAEQLGRSWRERFTEFSDEPAASASIGQVHRAVWHDGREVAVKVQYPGADEALRSDLRQLQRLSRVFQAFVPGTDVKPLLAELADRMDEELDYRSEAENQRGFAKAFDGDDQVLVPKVVASAPKVVVTEWISGTPLARIIADGTTEQRNEAGRLLAEFHYSSPVRAHLLHSDPHPGNFMLLPDGRLGVIDFGAVARLPHGAPPMLGAIMRLALDGESVKLLEAMRQEGFVRPGTTLDPADVQAYLAPFVVPLTTERFHFTRRWAQQQAGRLGDTRSQDFRTGRSLNLPPNWLLIHRVTAGAVGILCQLDAELALRSIVEHWQPGFAD; encoded by the coding sequence GTGACCGACTCCCGCGACAGTTCCGAAGACGCCGCCATGCCACGGCGAGCCGCCGCTCGCACGGCCAAGCTCGCTTCGCTGCCGCTCGGCATCGCCGGGCGCGCCGTCGGTGGCTGGGGCCGCCGGCTGACCGGCCAGAGCGCGGAAGAGGTCAACGCCACCCTCTCGGCGAAGGCCGCCGAACAGCTCTTCGAGGTGCTCGGCACCCTCAAGGGCGGCGCGATGAAGTTCGGCCAGGCGCTGAGCGTGTTCGAGGCAGCCGTGCCCGACGAGATGGCCGCGCCCTATCGCGAGGCGCTGACCAAGCTGCAGTCGGCCGCCCCGCCGATGCCCGCCCGCCAGACCCACCGCGTGCTCGCCGAGCAGCTGGGCCGGTCGTGGCGCGAGCGGTTCACCGAGTTCAGCGACGAGCCCGCCGCCTCGGCGAGCATCGGCCAGGTGCACCGAGCCGTCTGGCACGACGGCCGCGAGGTCGCCGTGAAGGTGCAGTACCCCGGCGCCGACGAGGCCCTGCGCAGCGACCTCCGCCAGCTGCAGCGACTGAGCCGGGTGTTCCAGGCGTTCGTCCCCGGCACCGATGTGAAGCCACTGCTCGCCGAACTCGCCGACCGGATGGACGAGGAACTCGACTACCGCTCCGAGGCCGAGAACCAGCGAGGCTTCGCCAAGGCCTTCGACGGCGACGACCAGGTGCTCGTCCCCAAGGTGGTGGCCAGCGCCCCGAAGGTCGTGGTGACCGAGTGGATCAGCGGCACCCCTCTGGCCCGCATCATCGCCGACGGCACCACCGAGCAACGCAACGAAGCCGGCCGCCTGCTCGCCGAGTTCCACTACTCCTCTCCGGTCCGCGCCCACCTCCTGCACTCCGACCCGCACCCCGGCAACTTCATGCTGCTCCCCGACGGCAGGCTGGGCGTGATCGACTTCGGCGCCGTCGCCCGCCTCCCCCACGGTGCCCCGCCCATGCTCGGCGCGATCATGCGCCTGGCACTCGACGGCGAGTCGGTCAAACTGCTCGAAGCCATGCGCCAGGAGGGTTTCGTCCGCCCCGGCACCACCCTCGACCCCGCCGACGTGCAGGCCTACCTCGCCCCCTTCGTAGTCCCACTGACCACTGAACGCTTCCACTTCACCCGCCGCTGGGCCCAGCAGCAGGCCGGCCGCCTCGGCGACACCCGCAGCCAGGACTTCCGCACCGGCCGCTCCCTCAACCTGCCCCCGAACTGGCTGCTCATCCACCGCGTCACCGCCGGCGCCGTCGGCATCCTCTGCCAACTGGACGCCGAACTGGCCCTCCGCTCCATCGTCGAACACTGGCAACCAGGCTTCGCCGACTAA